The window ACAGGCCTTCTCCTTGCTGGAACAACCTACAAAGGCTATTGTATGGTCTATGTGAACGACCGCTTCGTTTACAAGTACCGCATCATCTTAGCGGAAAACAGGCTTAAAAACTACCGGGGCGACCTATTCCAGGATATCATTGGAAATCTGCAGGTTAACAAACAATACTTAGTAGGGAATGACAACCCAATAAAGCAGATAATCCACGTCAATTAATATCGCTTTTCCGACCTGCAAACGCTCAAATGCAGCGGTCGATTACATGCCTACCCCACCACTACGGCTGTGCTGCTGCCCCGCTTGATGGATGCGCTGCTGGGCCACCTGGCGCTGCGCCTCCTGCTCCAGCTGCGGGTTGAGTTCCTTCACCAGCCCATAGAAGCGCTTCACCTCCTGGTGCTGGGCCTGGCTCCCTTCTACCCCGCGCTGCAGCCCTAACGGGGCGAGCTTCGCCGCAAAGCTGGTCTGCATGTCGCGCATCTTCTGCCGGTCACCCAACATCGCCCGGCAATTGAGCTTGCCGGCCGCGTCGATGGGCACGACCGTGGCGTGGATGTGCGGGGTCTGCTCATCAAGGTGCAGCACGGCGTTCACGACGTTCTCCTTCCCGTAGCGCTCGCTCAGCCACTCCATGGCCCGGTCCCGGAAGCCGGCCAACTTGGCCCCGTCCTCGGCCGACCCGACCAGCTGGGCTGGCTTGCCCGCCTGGCCAGCCTCCTTGCGAATGTCCAAAAACTCGGGGCTGAACGTCATCAGGTGCTCGACCGCCAGCACGGCGTTGCTGCGCACCGTGCAGCCGACCGCCTCGAGGCGGGCCTGCACGTCGGCGGCCAGGTCGGGGCTGCCCACCAACTGCACGTTGAGCGGGGTCAGTTCGGCGTCCGCATTGGGGGTAGGCCGCAGCCGTTGCAGGTGCTCGTTCAGGGAAGTGAGGTTGCCGGCAGTCTTAAGTTTGGCCGTGCGCAGGATGGCATAGGGCATGGGGGCAGTGGGGAAAAGGGTGGCCCGCGGGCCGGTTAGGGGTGCCGGGGACCACCGGGTAGAACGGGCGCCCGCAGGGCTGAACAGACAATTTTGGGCAGCCTAAAGCGCAGCGCTTAGGCCGCCCAAAATTGTCTAGTGAGTACACAACGCTTGAACATTACGCTTGCTTACGTTTGCGCTTTACGCTTATGCTGGCTTTCTTACGCTTATCAGTTACGCTATCAGGGGCTTACCTACGCTAAATCTTTACGCTTGTACCACCTGGCAATACTGGTTTGGCCTTCACCAGACGCTGCACTACCGAGTTGTCCCGCTCGTATTGCATCCGGTCAAGTAGCGTCCGGATCTGCTTCACCTGGTCCGGGGTCATCGTGTCGCTGAGCTGGGGCAAGAGTTTCCCGGCCTCCTCGCCTAAGAAGTCGATTTTACGGGCTAGGTAGTACTCTTCGCCCTGGTACAACCACTGCGCTTCCTCGGACTTTTGGGCCTTATCCCAGGCACTTACCCGGCAGTTGGTGGAACAGAACCGGCCTCCTTTGCGGCGGGGGGTATAAACGGTTGAGCAGTGCTGGCAGGTGTAGCGCATAGAGGGAAATTGCTATTTACCTCTCTCCTACGGGCAGCTGTAGCGACTAGGTTACACCCGGTGCAGGCGCTGCTCAGGGCTTACTTCCCCACGGCCCCAGGGGCGAAAGTTCTCTCGGGTGCAAGAGAGTACATAAGCTCAACAATACGGATCATATACCATTGATTACCAATTATATAGTATTTATTGAATGCGCGCAAGTCACTGGCTTCTAGGGTATTTTGTTTGCTTTCTGTTTTCCGTCCGGAGTTATCCACCGTTCTAAAAGCTTTTTTCCTCGCGCGAAACACAACTTGTGATATTTGAAGTATTTGTTCTATTTGAGGGGTTCGTAACCTATTGATTATCATATAATTACGAGCACTTCAAACCACCTTTCGTGTACTTCAAACCACCTTTCGTGTAGCAAAAACCACCTTTCGTGTACTTCAAACCACCTTTCGTGTATCTATCGACCACCTTTCGTGTATCTACAACCACCTTTAAAAACCACTTTTGTTTTAGATGGTGGTTTAATGGTTATAATTGCAGCTGAATCAGCTAAATGTCTGTCTAGATGAACCAAGAATTAGAAATCCGTCAGC of the Hymenobacter sp. J193 genome contains:
- the mobV gene encoding MobV family relaxase, with translation MPYAILRTAKLKTAGNLTSLNEHLQRLRPTPNADAELTPLNVQLVGSPDLAADVQARLEAVGCTVRSNAVLAVEHLMTFSPEFLDIRKEAGQAGKPAQLVGSAEDGAKLAGFRDRAMEWLSERYGKENVVNAVLHLDEQTPHIHATVVPIDAAGKLNCRAMLGDRQKMRDMQTSFAAKLAPLGLQRGVEGSQAQHQEVKRFYGLVKELNPQLEQEAQRQVAQQRIHQAGQQHSRSGGVGM